Below is a genomic region from Pseudomonas sp. JQ170C.
CCGCGCGCTTGCTCAAAGTGGGCATGCCAGAGCTGAGCCGCCTACGGCCCTTGTAGGAGCGGGCTTGCCCCGGTACAAACCGGAGACATCGTTTACATTTCAAACCGGGGACATGGTTTACAGGCTAATACGCATGATCAGGAGGTATCTGATCATGCCCTGGAACCAAGAGTCCCCCATGAATCAACGCATCAGATTGATCAGCGACTGGCTTTGCGGTGACTACACCAAGAGCCAGCTCGCACGACGTTTCAACGTCAGCCGTCCCACCGTGGACAAATGGATCGCCCGCTACACCGCTGCTGGTGCCAGCGGGCTGGTCGATGCCTCGCGCAAGCCGCACAGCAGCCCTCATCAGGTCGATGATGAAATCCTGATGCGCCTGATCGCCATGAAAGAGGCGCACAGCAGTTGGGGGCCGAAAAAACTCATCCAGCTTCTGCACCTTGAAGACCCATCCGTCGCCTGGCCCGCGCCAAGCACGGCCGGGCAATGGCTTGATCGCTGTGGGCTGGTGAATAAGCGCCGCCCCAAACGACGCTACGGCAAGAGCGCCACGCAGATGCGTGAGGCCAACGAGCCCAATCAGACCTGGTGCGCGGACTACAAAGGCCAGTTCAAAATGCTGAATGGCCAGTGGTGTTTTCCTTTGACGGTCACCGACCATGCCTCTCGGATGATTCTGGCCAGCCGCGCGCACGCCAAGGTCATGACCCAGCCGGTGCGTCAGACGTTTGAGCGGTTGTTCGAGGAACACGGCATGCCCGATGTCATCCGCAGCGATAATGGCATCCCGTTCGCCTCCCCAGGCTTGGCGCGGATGTCGACCTTGGCGGCGTGGTGGATCCGGCTAGGCATCTATCCCGAGCGAACCGGGCTGGGACGTCCGGACCAGAATGGTCGACACGAACGCATGCATCGCAGCTTGAAGGCCGAGCTTCCACTGGGGCAAAACTTCCTGGAACAGCAGCTTCTGCTGGAGCACTTTCGCCACGAGTTCAACCATGTGCGCCCTCACGAAGCGCTTGAAATGAAGCGCCCGGGCGAACTGTATGTGCCATCCAATCGCCCTTATCCGGGCTGTTTGCCCGATGTGGAATACCCGTCAGAAATGGTGGTACGAAGCGTCAGACAGAACGGCTCGATCAAATGGAAAGGCAAGCTGCTCTTCGTCAGCGAAGCCCTGGCCGGCGAGCGGATAGGGCTTAAGGAGGTGGAGGATGACACCTGGGAGTTGTACCTGTGTGACTATCCCTTAGGGAGGCTGGGACGCGGTGAGAACCGCGTCCAGGCCTAAAATGTGTAAACCATGTCTCCGGTTTACGGTGTAAAGGATGTCTACGGTTGTACACCCGCGATAGCGGTCTGTCAGCCACAGCGCCTCGCGGGGCAAGCCCGCTCCTACAGGTTTTCAGCCGCTCACGATCTGGTTCTTGCCCTGGCGTTTGGCCTGGTACATCGCCGCATCTGCCCGGGCGAACAGGCTGTCGAGGCTTTGGTCGGCGGCGGTGATGCCGGTCAGTCCCTGGCTCACGGTCACGCCGAACGCCTTGTTCTCATGGCTGAAGCTCAACCGCTGGATCTCCCGCTGCAAGCGCTCGGCAATCTGCCGGGCGATTTGCGGGGTGCAGCCTGGGAACACCGCCGCAAACTCCTCGCCACCGATACGCCCGAACAGGTCGCCGCTGCGTAATACAGCCTTGCCGGTGTCGGCGATGCGCTGCAGTACGTAGTCGCCTTCCTGGTGGCCGTAGGTGTCGTTGATCTGCTTGAAGTCATCGATATCCAGCAGCAGGAAGGTCAGGGGCGTCTGGTCCAGGCGGGCGGTTTCAAAGGCGTGATGGGCGCAGTCGAAGAAGTGTCGGCGGTTGCTGCTCTGGGTCAGTACGTCGGTGGTGGCCAGGCGTTGCAGCTCACCTTCGAGCTGTTTTTTTTCGGTGATGTCTTCGGCCATGCCGACAATGATCACTCGCTGGTGGGTATCGGCCTGCTGGCTGATAAAGCATTTGTCGCTGAGCCAGCGAATTTTCCCGTCGGCGGCGATGATGCGGTATTCGCGGTCTTCCACGGCGCCCTTCTCCAGGACTTCGGCCAGGCTGCGCTCGGCGTAGTCGAGGTCGTCGGGGTAGATGCTGTCGCGCCATTCGTTGAAGTCGGCCAGCAACAGGCCGGCGGGGCGACCGAAGATGCGTTCATAGGCCGGGCTGACATAGAGCACCTGGCGCGATTCCCAGTCGAAGGCCCAGAGCACGGCGTTGACGCTGTCGAGCAGCGAGCTGAACAACTGCTCGCGTTCACTCAGGCGTGCGACTTCGCCTTGGGCGTGCATCAGTGCCAGCAGGGTCTGGGCGGCTTCGGGGGGCGGATTACAGGGCTGGGACGACGGCTTCTTGTTGACCATGAGCGCGCAATTTTTCTCACACTGAGGTGGGCGGCCACGACCTGGCCCGCCACGCGGGCGATATGCCAGTCAGAGTGAGAATAGGCGGTGAAGTTCCAGGCGGTGTGCTCCGGGCCGGAGCACACCGATCAACGGCATCAGCCCAGAGCAGGGCGCAGGGAGTAGGTTTTCAGCTGGGCGGCAAAGTCGCGCAGCGACTGGATACCACTGGCCTCGGCCTCGTGTACCCATTCCTTGATGGCGGCCAGCATGTCGTGGCCGTTGGCGCTGGTACGGCCCCAGATCTGCTGCAGGGCCAGGCGTTTTTCGTAGATGGTCTTCAGCGCCTGGCTATGTTCGAGCATGGTCTGGATGCGCTGGTGATGACGGTCTTCAAGCAGGCTGGTTTCCCGCGACAGCAGACGCTTGGCACGACGGAACTGGTGGCGAACCGAGTCGTCGACCCGTGCCAGCTCCTGCTTGACCAGCGGTGCGATCACCAGCTTGCGGTACTGGGCCATGATCTGGAAGCGGTTGTTGAGGATCGCCATGGCGGTGTCCATGTCCAGCTGGCCCTTGCCTTCGACCCGGTGGGCGATGGGGGCGACCCGCTGAACCTTGGCCAGGCGCAGCCAGCAGAACAGTTTGATCCAGGCCCAGCCCATGTCGAACTCCCAGCGCTTGACCGACAGCTTGGCCGAGTTGGGGTAGGTGTGGTGGTTGTTGTGCAGCTCTTCGCCGCCAACGATGATGCCCCACGGCACCAGGTTGGTGGCTGCGTCGCGGCACTCGAAGTTGCGGTAGCCCACGGCGTGGCCCAGGCCGTTGATCACGCCGGCGGCCCAGAACGGAATCCACATCATCTGGATGGCCCAGATGGTGATGCCGATGGTGCCGAACAGCAGGAGGTCGATCACCGCCATCAGGACAATGCCGCCGAGCTTGTAGCGCGAGTAGAGGTTGCGCTCGATCCAGTCTTCAGGGCAGTTCTTGCCGTAGATGCGCAGGGTTTCAGGGTTGCGCGCTTCTTCGCGGTACAACTCGGCACCCTTGCGCAGGACGGTGGACAGGCCCTTGATCACCGGGCTGTGCGGGTCGTCGACGGTTTCGCATTTGGCGTGGTGCTTGCGGTGGATGGCTGTCCACTCGCGGGTGTTCTGCGCGGTGGTCAGCCACAGCCAGAAACGGAAAAAGTGCTTGAGCCCGGCGTTGAGTTCCAGCGAGCGGTGGGCGGAATAACGGTGCAGGTAGACGGTGACACTGACGATGGTCACATGGGTCATGACCAGGGTGACTGCCAGCAATTGCCAAGCCGACAAGTTCAGCAAACCTTGGTACCACATAGGCGTAGGGGCCCTCTAGAACATAAGGAACAGCAGGGCAGCATTATCGCTGCACGGGCAAATAAAACCAGTCGGCCTTTTAGATAGGAGGCCACAGGAAGTTTCTATCTTATAATCCCCCAACTTTTTCAGTGGGCTTGTTCAGGACCTTATGTCTGCTTCCATTCGAGACGCCTTGCGCATGGCGGCGCTTTACCTGGTGCTGTCCGTGCTTTGGCTGGCGCTGTCTGATCAAATATTGAGCAGTCTTTTCGATAATCCGCAGCAGTTGGCCCGCTGGCAACTGCTCAGCGCTCACCTCTGGGTGCTGTGCAGCGCGTTGTTGATCTTCACCTCCCGTGCCCGGCTGTTGAACTTCATCGGCGTGGGCGCGCGCTTGCGCCGCGAAGACCGCGAACGCTTGCGCATGGCTGCGGCGGTGTTCGACAGCACCCTGGAAGGCGTGCTGGTCACCAACCGTGACGGCATGATCGTGCATGTGAACCGCGCCTTCATGCAGATCACCGGGTACGAGAAAGAAGAAGTGCTCGGACAGCGCCCGAACAAGTTCAAGTCCGGACGCCATGGTCCCGCGTTCTATCAGCAGATTTTCGCCACCCTGGCAGAAAAGGGCGAATGGAGCGGCGAGATCTGGAACCGCCGCAAAAGCGGCGAGGTGTATCCGCAGTGGCAAACCATCTGCTCGATCCGCGACGACAGCGGTGAGTTGAGCCACTACGTGGCGGTGTTCAGCGATATCAGCGCGATCAAGCACAGCGAACGCGAGCTGGCTTACCTCGCCCACCATGACCCGCTCACCGACCTGCCCAACCGCCTGCTGTTCAACGACCGCGCCGAGCAGGCGCTGGCGGCGGCCCAGGCCAACAAGCGCGGTTGCGCCTTGTTGTTGCTGGACCTGGACCACTTCCAGAGCATTAACGATGGCCTTGGCCACAATGTTGGCGACCAGTTGCTCAAAGTGGTGGGCGATCGGCTCAAGCACTTGCTGGGGGGTGGTGTGACCCTGGCGCGCCTGGGCGGCGACGAATTTGCCGTGCTGGCTGAAAATTGCCCGCAGGTAGGGCAGGCGGCGGCACTGGCGCAAAGCATCATCGACGGCCTGAAAGAGCCGTTCGAGCTTGATGCCCAGCGGTTGTTCATCAGCGTCAGCATCGGCATCAGCCTGTTCCCCGGCGACGCCCTGAGCGCCGAGCAACTGTTGCGCAACGCCGACTCGGCCTTGTTCAAGGCCAAGTCGTGCGGCCGCGCCGGTTATGCGCTGTACACCGAAGAACTGACCGCCCACGCCCAGCAGCGCGTAGAGACGGCCGGTGAACTGCGTCGGGCGCTGGAACAGGAAGAGCTGCGGGTCTACTACCAGCCGGTGCATGACCTGCTCACCAGCAAGATGATCGGCGTCGAGGCGCTGGTGCGCTGGCAGCATCCGCAGCGCGGCCTGGTGCCGCCGGGCGAGTTCATCCCGATTGCCGAGCGCACCGGCCTGATTGCCGACATCGACACCTGGGTGCTGAACCAGGCCTGCACGCAGATGGTCGAGTGGCAGTCCGCCGGCCGGCAGCTGGAGTTTGTGGCGGTGAACCTCTCCAGTCGCCTGTTCGGCCAGCGTGATCTGTTCCAGCAGGTCGCCAAGGTGCTGCACGACACTCAACTTGCGCCGGGCCTGCTGGAGCTTGAGGTGACGGAAAGCGCGGTGATGGAAGACCCCGAGGTGGCCCTGGAGCAATTGCATCGGCTGCGCGAACTGGGCTTGCGCCTGGCGATTGATGATTTCGGTACAGGCTATTCCTCGTTGCTGCGCCTGAAGCGCTTGCCGGTGCAGAAGCTCAAGATCGACCAGGGCTTTGTCGCAGGCTTGCCCAGCGATGAAGATGATGCAGCGATTGTGCGGGTGATCATCGCCCTGGGCTGCAGCATGGGCATGGAGGTGCATGCCGAGGGTATCGAGCAGGCCGAGCAGGCGCAGTTCCTGCTGGATCAGCAGTGCCAGATGGGGCAGGGCTACTGGTTCGGGCGGCCGGTGCCAGCGCAGCAATTGCGCTGGGCTTGAAGGCCCTGTCGCGGGGCCAGCCCGCTCCTGCAGATCCCGGTAGGAGCGGGCTCGTCCCGCGATTGTTTTTGGTTATATAAAAATTCTTAAATAGTATTTTTAAGAATAATCACGCGCCCCTAAGATTGCCCTCAAGCCAGGCGCAGTCGCTTCTTCCTCACGCTTCTGCACGGCACCTCTTAGTTCACAGGAGCACGAGCATGAGCGCATCTCTGCGTAGCGTTGACGGTCAGGACGAAGCCACCATTCTGCGCGAAATCCAGAGCGCCTTGCGCGACCTGCGGTTTGGCGCGGTTGAGATCACCGTGCACAACGCCCAGGTCGTCCAGATCGAGCGCAAGGAAAAGTTCCGCCTGCAAAACCCCGGCAACAAGCCCGGCTGATGCAGGAGCGGGCCAGCCCGCGATAACCGCCACCTAATTAAAAAAATACGCCAATCGGGAGCTTCACCATGTCCATCCGCCGTTATGCCCTGGCCGCCCTCGCCAGCGCCGTGTTTGCCGGTTCCGCCATCGCCAAGGACTACGAGCTGTTGAACGTGTCCTATGACCCGACGCGCGAGCTGTATCAGCAGTACAACGCCGAGTTCATCAAGCACTGGCAACAGGCGCACCCGGATGACAAGGTCAAGATCCAGCAGTCCCACGGTGGTTCGGGCAAGCAGGCCCGGGCGGTGATCGACGGCCTGCGCGCCGACGTGGTGACCCTGGCCCTGGCCGGCGACATCGACGAAGTGGCCAAGCTGGGCAAGACCCTGCCCGACAGCTGGCAGACCCGCCTGCCAGAGGCGAGCACGCCTTACACCTCGACCATCGTGTTCCTGGTGCGCAAGGGCAACCCCAAAGGCATCAAGGACTGGGGCGACCTGATCAAGAAAGACGTCTCGGTGATTACCCCGAACCCGAAAACCTCCGGCGGTGCGCGCTGGAACTTCCTCGCCGCCTGGGCCTACGGCCTGAAGACCGGTGGCAGCGAAGCCAAGGCCCAGGAATACGTGCAGCAACTGTTCAAGCACGTACCGGTACTGGACACCGGCGCCCGTGGCTCGACCATCACCTTCGTCAACAACGGTCAGGGTGACGTGTTGCTGGCCTGGGAAAACGAGGCCTTCCTGGCGCTCAAGGAAGACGGTGGCAGCGACAAATTCGAGATCGTCGTGCCGTCGCTGTCGATCCTCGCCGAGCCGCCTGTGGCCGTGGTCGACAAGAACGCCGAGAAGAAGGGCAATACCGCAATCGCCAAGGCCTACCTCGAATACCTGTACAGCCCGGCGGGCCAGAAAATCGCCGCCGACAACTTTTACCGCCCGCGTGACGCCAAGGTGGCTGCCGAATACGCCAAGCAGTTCCCGAAACTGGACCTGGTGACTATCGACAAAGACTTCGGTGGCTGGAAGACTGCCCAACCCAAGTTCTTCAACGATGGTGGTGTGTTCGACCAGATCTACACGGCGCAGTGATTACATGCCCGTCAGGATAATCGCCGTTCAGTAGCCAGCATGGGCCCGGGATTCGTCCCGGGCTTCGTGCGTTCAACCAGGGACCTTTATGTCACGTCGTATCTCCCCCGTCATACCCGGCTTCGGGCTGACGCTGGGCTACACCTTGGTGTACCTCAGTCTGATTGTGCTCATACCGCTGGCGGCCATGTTCGTGCATGCCAGTCAACTCACCTGGGAGCAGTTCTGGGCCATTGTCAGTGCACCGCGGGTACTGGCCGCGCTCAAACTGAGCTTTGGTACTGCGCTGTTCGCCGCCATCATCAACGGCATCATCGGCACGTTGCTGGCCTGGGTGCTGGTGCGCTACACCTTCCCGGGGCGCAAGATCATCGAGGCGATGATCGACTTGCCGTTCGCCTTGCCTACAGCCGTTGCCGGTATCGCCCTGACCGCGCTGTATGCGCCAGCGGGCCTGGTGGGCCAGTTCGCCACCGACCTGGGCTTCAAGATCGCCTACACGCCCTTGGGCATCACCCTGGCACTGACCTTCGTGACCTTGCCGTTCGTGGTGCGTACGGTGCAGCCGGTACTGGCCGACATCCCGCGTGAAGTCGAAGAAGCGGCCGCTTGCCTGGGCGCCAAGCCACTGCAAGTGTTCCGCTATGTGCTGCTGCCGGCGCTGTTGCCTGCCTGGCTGACCGGCTTCGCCCTGGCCTTTGCCCGCGGTGTCGGCGAGTACGGCTCGGTGATTTTCATCGCCGGCAACATGCCGATGAAAACCGAGATCCTGCCGCTGCTGATCATGGTCAAGCTCGACCAATACGACTACACCGGCGCCACCGCCATCGGCGTGCTGATGCTGGTGGTTTCCTTCATCCTGCTGCTGCTGATCAACCTGCTGCAGCGGCGCATCGAAACCCCTTGAAGGAGGCCACGCACATGTCTGCATCTTCAATTGGCGCGGCCGCTTCGGCCAACGCTGCGCGCCGTGGCAGTGCCACATCGCGGCGAGTCCTGATCGGCCTTGCCTGGCTGATCTTCGGCCTGTTCCTGTTGCTTCCGCTGGTGATCGTGGTGTCCCAGGGCCTGAAAATGGGCCTGGGTACCTTCTTTGAAGCGATCTTCGAGCCCGATGCCCTGTCGGCCCTGAAGCTGACCCTGATCGCCGTGGCCATCTCGGTGCCGCTGAACCTGGTGTTCGGTGTCAGCGCGGCCTGGTGTGTGAGCAAGTACACCTTCCGCGGCAAGAGCATCCTGGTCACCTTGATCGACTTGCCGTTCTCGGTGTCGCCGGTGATCGCCGGTCTGGTCTATGTATTGATGTTCGGCGCCCAGGGCCTGTTCGGGCCGTGGCTGCAGGATCACGACATCCAGATCGTCTTCGCCTTGCCGGGCATCGTGCTGGCGACCATCTTCGTCACCGTGCCGTTCGTTGCGCGTGAACTGATCCCGCTGATGCAGGAGCAGGGCACCCAGGAAGAGGAGGCCGCGCGCCTGCTCGGCGCCAACGGCTGGCAGATGTTCTGGCACGTGACCCTGCCCAACATCAAATGGGGCCTGATCTACGGCGTGGTGCTGTGTACCGCGCGGGCGATGGGTGAGTTCGGTGCGGTGTCGGTGGTCTCCGGGCACATTCGCGGGGTGACCAACACCTTGCCGTTGCACGTCGAGATCCTCTACAACGAATACAACCATGTCGCGGCCTTCAGCGTGGCCAGCCTGTTGCTGATCCTGGCGCTCTTCATCCTGCTGCTCAAGCAGTGGAGCGAGTCCCGCATTAACCGTCTGCGCCACAGCGCAGCGGAGGAATAATTCATGTCGATCGAAGTTCGTAATGTCAGCAAGCGCTTCAACGCTTTCCAGGCTCTGGACAGCATCAACCTGGATATCCACAGCGGCGAGCTGGTGGCCCTGCTCGGCCCGTCCGGCTGCGGCAAAACCACCTTGCTGCGGATCATCGCCGGGCTGGAAACCCCAGACCAGGGCAGCATCGTGTTCCACGGCGAGGATGTCTCGGGCCACGACGTGCGTGACCGCAACGTCGGTTTCGTGTTCCAGCACTACGCCCTGTTCCGCCACATGAGCGTGTTCGACAACGTTGCCTTCGGCCTGCGCATGAAGCCCAAGGGCGAGCGTCCGAACGAAAGCAAGATTGCCGAGAAAGTCCATGAGCTGCTGAACATGGTTCAGCTCGACTGGCTCAGTGACCGCTACCCCGAGCAGCTGTCCGGCGGCCAGCGTCAGCGTATCGCCCTGGCCCGCGCCCTGGCGGTGGAGCCCAAGGTACTGCTGCTCGACGAGCCCTTCGGCGCACTGGATGCCAAGGTGCGCAAAGAGCTGCGCCGCTGGCTGGCGCGCCTGCACGAAGACATCAACCTGACCTCGGTGTTCGTGACCCACGACCAGGAAGAGGCCATGGAAGTGGCCGACCGTATCGTGGTGATGAACAAGGGCGTGATCGAGCAGATCGGCTCGCCGGGCGAGGTGTACGAGAACCCGGCCAGCGATTTCGTTTACCACTTCCTGGGCGACTCCAATCGCCTGCACCTGAGCGAAGGCCACCACGTGCTGTTCCGCCCTCATGAAGTGTCGCTGTCGCGGCATGAAATTGAAGGCCACCATGCGGCCGAAGTACGTGATATCCGGCCGCTGGGCGCGACCACCCGGGTGACCTTGAAAGTTGAAGGGCAGAGCGATCTGATCGAGGCCGAAGTGGTCAAGGATCACGACAGCCTGGCTGGCCTGGCCCGTGGCGAGACGCTGTTCTTCAAGCCCAAGGTCTGGCAGAAAGTCGCCAACATCTAAGTCATCGCGGGGCAAGCCCGCTCCTACCTTTGTAGGAGCGGGCTTGCCCCGCGATCTTCCCCCTCGTATCCGCTAAACCCCCCCGCCTTCCGGCAGGCATCACCGTGCCCGCCCGCAAATCCACCTCATGCATTTCCCTCATAAAAAGTATCGGCCAAAGGCATTTGCCGTGCCTCGGGCGGACTCCTTATAAAGGCAATCTCTTATTCGGTTTAAATATTTCAATTAATAAATAAATAACCAACAGGAATATACCTTCCTGATCAGGAGCCGCCCATGAGCCCGTCCCTTCGCGCCGCACCCCTTTCCTCACGGCGACTCCAGCGTCTGCCCCTGGCCTTGCTGCTGGCCGGCAGTGCGCACTGGTTGCCAGCCCAGGCGGCAACACCCGAGAAGGCCGAGGCCAAGGCCAGCGACAGCCAGCTCAAGACTGTCACCGTGACCGCACGGCGCCGTGAAGAGAGCGCCCAGAGCGTACCGACCCCCATCAGCGTGCTCGACGGCCAGGCCCTGGAAAGCCAGCGCGTGTACCGCATCCAGGACCTGCAGCAACTGGTGCCGAGCGTCAACGTGGCCTACATGCATGCGCGCCAGTCCAGCGTGTCGATCCGGGGCCTGGGCAACAACCCGGCCAGTGACGGGCTGGAGGGCAGCGTCGGTTTGTACCTGGACAACGTCTACCTGGGGCGGCCCGGCATGGCGGTGTTCGACCTGATGGACATCGAGCAGCTGGAAGTGCTGCGCGGTCCTCAGGGCACCCTGTTCGGCAAGAACACCACGGCGGGCGTCATCAACATCAGCACCCGCGCGCCGAGCTTCACACCTGAGCGCAGCATCGAGACCTCGGTGGGCGAGGATGGCTACTTCCAGACCAAGGGCACGCTGTCCGGCCCCTTGAGCGAAACCCTGGCCGGACGAATCTCGGCCTACCGCACCCGCAATGACGGCGACATCAAGAACGAGTACGACGGTCACACCCTCAATGGCGGTGCCCGCCAGGGCTTTCGTGGGCAGTTGCTGTACAAGCCCAGCGAGCAGTTCAACCTGCGCTGGATCGGTGACTACAACGAAGAGGACTCCAGCGCCGGTACCCGTTTGCTGTACAGCACCGGCCCGACCATCAACGGCGTCAACCGCTACGAGGCCCGGGCCCAGGCGGCGGGGGCGACGCTGATTGATGGCAGCAAGCGCAAGGTCAACCTCGACACCGATCAACAGGTCACGGTGTTCCAGGGCGGTACGTCGTTAGAAGCCAACTGGACCCTGGACAACGACTTCACCCTGACCTCGGTCAGTGCCTATCGCTGGTGGGATTTCACTCCGCGCAACGACGAGGGCCTGAACGTGCCGGCGGCCTACAACTCCGGCGTGTCGGTGCGCGACAAACAGTATTCGCAGGAATTTCGTCTGGCTTCGCCCACCGGCGGGTTCTTCGACTATGTGCTGGGCGCCTACTACTTCGGCTCCGACCTGGATAACAAATCCTTCGTCTACTACGGGCCCCAGGCGGATATCTGGAACGGCACGCCGGCGGGCGCCCTGGCCAATGTCACCACCCTGGGCAAAGGGCATATCGACACCGACAGTTTCGCCCTGTTTGCCCAGGGCACCTGGCACCTCACCGAGCGCCTGGACTTCACCGCCGGCATCCGTGGCACCTACGAAGAAAAAAGCGCCTGGGTCGATCGTGCGGCGCCGGCTGGCGGCGCGGCCGTCAGCGGCGCCGCTGCGGCCGCGCGCCAGGGGCGTGTTGGTGCCTATGAGTCCGGCGACCTGAACCAGTACAGCTTCAGCCCCTCGGGCTTGCTGAACCTGAGCTATCGCTTTACCGACGACGTGCTCGGCTACGCCACCCTGTCCCACGGCGAGAAATCGGGTGGGGTGAACCTGGCCGTGGCCACTGCCCCCGTCGCCGGTGCCGACTCCCTGCTGGTCGGCACCGAACGCGCCAACAACGCCGAACTGGGGCTCAAGAGCACGCTCTGGGACCGCCGCCTGCAACTGAACGCCAACCTGTTCTGGACCGAGGTCCACGGCTACCAGACCAACGCCTACGACGAAGCCAACCGCGTGCAGTACCTGACCAACGCTGGCTCCGTGCGCTCTCGCGGGGTGGAGCTGGAAAGCACCCTGGTGCCGCTGCGTGGCCTGACCTTGAACCTCAACGGCTCCTACAACGACGTGCGCTACCTCTCCTACAAGGATGCCCCGTGCGCGCCGGAAGTCGCCTTGCAGCCGGGCGCCCCGGCGGCCTGCGACCTCACCGGGCACCAGGTGGTCGGCGCCTCGAAGTGGATCGGCAACGCCAACGGCCAGTACCAGTGGGACCTGGACAATGGCCTGCAGCCCTATGTCACCGCCAGCTATGCGTTCCGCTCCAAGGCGGTGGGCACGGTGGAGGACTCCGACTTTGCACAGATCCCCAGCTACGCCGTGGTCAACCTCTCGACCGGCCTGCGCGGCGACCTGGGGCAGGGCCAGTGGGATGTCTCGCTGTGGCTGAAGAACGC
It encodes:
- a CDS encoding sulfate/molybdate ABC transporter ATP-binding protein, which translates into the protein MSIEVRNVSKRFNAFQALDSINLDIHSGELVALLGPSGCGKTTLLRIIAGLETPDQGSIVFHGEDVSGHDVRDRNVGFVFQHYALFRHMSVFDNVAFGLRMKPKGERPNESKIAEKVHELLNMVQLDWLSDRYPEQLSGGQRQRIALARALAVEPKVLLLDEPFGALDAKVRKELRRWLARLHEDINLTSVFVTHDQEEAMEVADRIVVMNKGVIEQIGSPGEVYENPASDFVYHFLGDSNRLHLSEGHHVLFRPHEVSLSRHEIEGHHAAEVRDIRPLGATTRVTLKVEGQSDLIEAEVVKDHDSLAGLARGETLFFKPKVWQKVANI
- a CDS encoding TonB-dependent receptor, producing MSPSLRAAPLSSRRLQRLPLALLLAGSAHWLPAQAATPEKAEAKASDSQLKTVTVTARRREESAQSVPTPISVLDGQALESQRVYRIQDLQQLVPSVNVAYMHARQSSVSIRGLGNNPASDGLEGSVGLYLDNVYLGRPGMAVFDLMDIEQLEVLRGPQGTLFGKNTTAGVINISTRAPSFTPERSIETSVGEDGYFQTKGTLSGPLSETLAGRISAYRTRNDGDIKNEYDGHTLNGGARQGFRGQLLYKPSEQFNLRWIGDYNEEDSSAGTRLLYSTGPTINGVNRYEARAQAAGATLIDGSKRKVNLDTDQQVTVFQGGTSLEANWTLDNDFTLTSVSAYRWWDFTPRNDEGLNVPAAYNSGVSVRDKQYSQEFRLASPTGGFFDYVLGAYYFGSDLDNKSFVYYGPQADIWNGTPAGALANVTTLGKGHIDTDSFALFAQGTWHLTERLDFTAGIRGTYEEKSAWVDRAAPAGGAAVSGAAAAARQGRVGAYESGDLNQYSFSPSGLLNLSYRFTDDVLGYATLSHGEKSGGVNLAVATAPVAGADSLLVGTERANNAELGLKSTLWDRRLQLNANLFWTEVHGYQTNAYDEANRVQYLTNAGSVRSRGVELESTLVPLRGLTLNLNGSYNDVRYLSYKDAPCAPEVALQPGAPAACDLTGHQVVGASKWIGNANGQYQWDLDNGLQPYVTASYAFRSKAVGTVEDSDFAQIPSYAVVNLSTGLRGDLGQGQWDVSLWLKNALDKTYYTTLWSAANGGYEGLLGTPRTLGLTGRYDF